A portion of the Anoplopoma fimbria isolate UVic2021 breed Golden Eagle Sablefish chromosome 15, Afim_UVic_2022, whole genome shotgun sequence genome contains these proteins:
- the tonsl gene encoding LOW QUALITY PROTEIN: tonsoku-like protein (The sequence of the model RefSeq protein was modified relative to this genomic sequence to represent the inferred CDS: inserted 1 base in 1 codon) gives MSSSREIKQLLKAKSKAQNSSNLPEEANLCNQLGELLSRNGDYEAAIREHQQELSLSEVLNDVIGRAVANRKIGECYAEMGNIEAALKHQRCHLDLARSVRDHAEEQRALATIGRTYLFRYESDQSRKSLEQADDAFRKSLAIVDERLEGTVPGREISEMKARLFLNLGLVCDHLGEHKRCSEFIRRSVFIAEKSQLLEDLYRANFNLGNIYFRHGQQSNAVRCLEQAKECARKIKDKFSESECFHCIGKVQLSLADFVAARRSLKKAVALGSQQPLDRQTVKKAFKYADLGCKLEEELGEDQGKSISSHQAVGLAEQLGDLYCKVGCYSKALDAYQAQLKSAEALGKPARELAVIHVSLAATYTDLRQHSKAVEHYRQELALRQGNSAEECSTWLNIAVAQEESGCAFEEMDSSYSAASHCAQKSGQTRLQKRVLRLWLASQRRHGSSNIDDTEARLKELCAAEGWSPDGSDGEEDEEEEMDNSEPLDDSDVVLSESDDDLEGYDKMVSGRRKTGRWNKRNEKGETTLHRACIDGNLKQVQYLVEQGHPVNPRDYCGWTPLHEACNHGHYDIVGVLLDRGANINDPGGPSCEGVTPLHDALSCGNLKVARLLVERGASVTQRNSKGNNAMDTLRQWQRTYSRELDKDTKQECIATERLLRKALAGGVPTAPAPAKAFDALQDSQLFDAEISEPLLSSERGCSSSQDRPRTSRSSEVKAVPASPKRWKSNGSAQRHKARGTEAAVLYGNNSSSSEDSDSDCHVSPLRAVRPRHSFPAAPSQKEVPANRETNPIPNSGLESLREAPAPSVFAREEYHSAIRSVGSAKTLLQGLSQPQFSSTPAVSSSNKSALVPEEEYLADDWLEDDLGKXQPKKKRRLGVDQSGMRGEDTALSSARGQNRLLNPDAACRVPSSSIRSLPLKRNGSLKPHQVKMTQMPGMVRLGRREVNRSHSPTVTDDEDMMPETPPPPRMQQFQPPAHSVAAPMPRSLPPPIRMRVRVQEDVFLIPVPQSEADSCTVSWLCEQAAQRYYQKCGLLPRLSLQKEGALLSPQDLLLAVLHTNEEVLAEVCSWDLPPLPERYKKACNSLAVDENKRVTRLCEVQDGSSSVSVCGLSLAASSLSPLLRALKLQASLTELRISGNRLRGNLLPELVATTITMPRLRLLDISANGITGEELEKAVDALKGQSHPAFPCLEELDLSMNQLGDGVSETLSCLLSCCPLLAKLSLQACGLTARFLQQHRLLLANALTGTGHLKSVCLSHNALGSTGFELVLKTLPLHCLTHLDLSAVCRGPSDGPTLEHLTKILSQDECSLTHLSLAANGLTDSSVATLARCLPSCPTLVTLNLSGNPSVTSAGLLNILTSLREACRPLTLLNLQGCEVSGPWDSAGLDGLSELVKDLRLCSQGLNKLDRQALKQSWDTSRSRGHFIDRNSKCLLSAADSS, from the exons ATGAGCTCATCGAGGGAGATAAAAC AGCTGCTGAAAGCAAAGAGCAAAGCGCAGAACAGCAGCAACTTACCAGAGGAAGCGAACCTCTGCAATCAGCTGGGAGAGCTGCTGTCCAGAAACG GTGATTATGAGGCTGCTATTAGGGAGCACCAGCAGGAGTTGTCTCTCTCAGAGGTGCTAAACGATGTGATTGGACGAGCTGTGGCCAATCGTAAGATAGGAGAGTGCTATGCAGAGATGGGAAACATAGAAGCTGCTTTGAAA cACCAGCGATGTCACCTGGACCTAGCTCGCTCTGTCAGAGATCATGCTGAGGAGCAAAGGGCGCTGGCCACTATTGGTCGAACCTACCTCTTCCGTTATGAATCAGACCAATCCAGAAAGAGTTTGGAGCAAGCAGATGATGCCTTCAGGAAGAGCCTGGCCATTGTGGATGAACGTCTTGAAG gGACTGTGCCAGGGCGAGAGATTAGTGAGATGAAGGCACGCCTCTTCCTCAATCTTGGTCTGGTCTGTGATCATCTGGGGGAGCACAAACGTTGCAGCGAGTTTATCAGAAGAAGTGTCTTTATTGCAGA AAAGAGCCAGCTACTGGAGGATCTCTACCGTGCAAACTTTAACCTGGGCAACATTTACTTCCGTCACGGTCAGCAGTCTAATGCTGTGCGCTGCCTTGAACAGGCCAAGGAGTGTGCAAGGAAAATCAAAGACAAGTTCAGTGAGAGCGAGTGCTTTCACTGCATTGGCAAG GTGCAGCTGTCTCTGGCTGATTTTGTAGCAGCTAGACGATCTCTGAAGAAAGCTGTCGCTCTGGGTTCCCAACAGCCACTGGACAGGCAAACAGTGAAGAAAGCTTTCAAATATG CGGACCTCGGTTGTAAATTGGAGGAAGAGTTGGGGGAGGATCAGGGGAAAAGCATCAGCTCCCATCAGGCCGTGGGGCTGGCAGAGCAGCTGGGGGACCTTTACTGTAAGGTTGGCTGCTACAGCAAAGCTCTGGATGCATATCAAGCTCAG TTAAAGAGCGCTGAAGCATTGGGAAAGCCTGCAAGGGAGCTGGCTGTCATCCACGTGTCCCTGGCTGCGACCTACACAGACCTGAGACAGCACAGCAAGGCAGTGGAGCACTACAGACAGGAGCTGGCTCTACGACAGGGCAACTCTGCTGAG GAGTGTAGTACCTGGCTGAACATCGCAGTAGCTCAGGAGGAGAGCGGCTGTGCCTTTGAGGAAATGGACAGCAGCTACAGTGCAGCCTCACACTGCGCTCAGAAGTCTGGCCAGACCAGATTACAG AAACGCGTGTTGAGGCTCTGGCTGGCGTCGCAGCGGCGACATGGCTCATCAAATATTGATGACACTGAGGCGAGGCTGAAGGAGCTGTGTGCTGCTGAGGGCTGGAGTCCAGATGGGAGTGAtggtgaggaagatgaagaggaggaaatggaCAACAGTGAACCTCTGGATGACAGTGATGTCGTTCTCTCAGAATCAG ATGATGATTTGGAAGGTTATGACAAGATGGTATCAGGAAGGAGGAAGACAGGAAGG TGGAACAAGAGGAATGAGAAGGGCGAGACAACTCTGCACAGAGCTTGTATAGATGGAAACCTGAAGCAGGTCCAGTATCTGGTGGAACAG GGTCACCCAGTGAATCCAAGAGACTATTGTGGCTGGACTCCTCTTCATGAGGCCTGCAACCACGGTCACTATG ACATTGTAGGTGTGCTTCTGGATCGCGGTGCAAACATTAATGATCCCGGTGGACCCTCATGTGAAGGAGTGACACCTCTACATGACGCCCTCTCTTGTGGCAATTTAAAAGTTGCAAGACTCTTGGTTGAACGAGGGGCTTCTGTCACCCAACGCAACTCTAAG GGTAACAACGCCATGGACACCTTGCGTCAGTGGCAGAGGACGTACAGCAGAGAGTTGGACAAGGACACCAAGCAGGAGTGCATCGCTACAGAGAGGCTGCTAAGGAAGGCACTTGCAGGGGGAG TGCCCACTGCTCCGGCCCCGGCCAAGGCTTTTGATGCACTGCAGGACAGCCAGTTGTTTGATGCTGAGATCTCAGAGCCGCTGCTGTCCTCTGAAAGGGGCTGTTCCTCCAGCCAAGACAGGCCCCGGACCAGCAGGAGCTCAGAGGTAAAGGCAGTACCTGCCAGCCCCAAACGGTGGAAAAGCAACGGCTCAGCACAGCGCCACAAAGCCAGAGGAACAGAGGCTGCTGTCCTGTATGGG AATAACAGCAGCTCCTCAGAAGACAGCGACTCCGACTGCCACGTAAGTCCTCTCCGTGCCGTCCGCCCTCGACACAGTTTCCCAGCAGCCCCGAGTCAAAAGGAAGTCCCTGCAAACAGAGAAACCAACCCGATCCCCAACTCCGGTCTAGAAAGTCTCCGGGAGGCTCCCGCGCCATCTGTCTTTGCACGAGAGGAGTACCACAGTGCCATTCGAAGCGTGGGGAGCGCCAAAACTCTTCTCCAGGGTCTGTCACAGCCTCAGTTCTCCAGCACACCAGCTGTTTCATCCAGCAACAAATCAGCACTGGTTCCCGAGGAGGAGTATCTGGCTGATGACTGGCTGGAGGATGATTTGGGGA TCCAGccgaagaagaagaggaggcttGGAGTGGATCAGAGTGGGATGAGAGGGGAGGACACTGCCTTGTCCTCAGCAAGAGGCCAAAACAGGCTCTTAAACCCTGACGCAGCCTGCAGAG TCCCTTCGTCCTCCATCAGGAGTCTCCCTCTGAAAAGGAACGGCTCTCTGAAGCCTCACCAGGTCAAAATGACTCAGATGCCAGGTATGGTCAGGCTGGGCAGACGAGAGGTCAACAGGTCACACAGCCCCACAGTTACAGACGATGAGGACATGATGCCTGAGACCCCACCACCCCCACGAATGCAG cAATTTCAGCCTCCAGCTCATAGTGTTGCTGCTCCCATGCCGAGATCACTGCCTCCACCGATCAGAATGAGGGTCAGAGTTCAAGAAGATGTTTTCCTCATTCCAGTTCCACAAAG TGAGGCGGACTCCTGCACTGTGTCGTGGCTGTGTGAGCAGGCTGCTCAGCGTTATTACCAGAAATGTGGCCTTCTGCCTCGCCTCTCGCTGCAGAAGGAAGGTGCTCTGCTCTCCCCGCAGGACCTGCTGCTGGCTGTCCTACACACCAATGAAGAG GTTCTGGCTGAAGTTTGCTCCTGGGATCTTCCTCCGCTCCCTGAGCGCTATAAGAAAGCCTGTAACAGCCTGGCAGTGG aTGAGAACAAGCGTGTCACCCGGCTGTGTGAGGTGCAGGATGGGAGCTCCTCTGTGTCGGTTTGCGGCCTCAGCTTGGCGGCCTCCTCCCTCAGCCCGCTCCTTCGTGCCCTAAAACTGCAGGCCAGCCTCACCGAGCTGCGTATTTCCGGCAACCGGCTCCGTGGCAACCTTCTTCCTGAGCTGGTTGCCACTACAATCACCATGCCTCGGCTTCGGCTGTTGGACATTTCTGCCAATGGCATTAcaggggaagagctggagaaggCAGTAGATGCTTTAAAGGGACAGAGTCATCCTGCTTTTCCG tgcctggaggagcttgacctCAGTATGAACCAGCTGGGTGACGGTGTGTCCGAGACCCTGTCCTGTCTGCTGTCCTGCTGTCCTCTGTTAGCCAAGCTGTCTCTGCAGGCCTGTGGCCTCACTGCTCGCTTCCTCCAACAGCATCGACTGCTGCTGGCCAACGCTCTGACAG GAACAGGCCACCTGAAATCAGTGTGtctatcccacaatgcactgggCTCCACTGGCTTTGAGCTGGTGTTGAAGACTCTGCCACTCCACTGTCTCACACACCTGGAcctgtctgctgtctgcaggGGTCCGTCTGACGGCCCGACGCTGGAACACCTCACCAAAATCCTGTCACAg GATGAGTGTTCACTGACCCACCTGAGTCTGGCAGCAAACGGGTTGACGGACAGCAGTGTCGCCACCTTGGCCAG GTGCCTGCCTTCATGTCCGACTCTGGTGACTCTGAACCTATCAGGAAATCCGTCTGTTACCTCAGCAGGACTTCTCAACATCCTGACCTCACTCAGAGAGGCTTGTCGACCTCTGACCCTTCTAAACCTTCAAG GTTGCGAGGTGTCTGGCCCCTGGGACAGTGCAGGTCTGGATGGTTTGTCAGAGCTGGTTAAGGATCTCCGTCTTTGCTCTCAGGGACTCAACAAGCTGGACCGTCAGGCCTTAAAGCAGAGCTGGGACACAAGTCGGTCACGTGGACACTTTATTGACCGAAACAGTAAgtgtctgctctctgctgccGACTCCTCATGA